Proteins encoded together in one Chelonoidis abingdonii isolate Lonesome George chromosome 1, CheloAbing_2.0, whole genome shotgun sequence window:
- the ELFN2 gene encoding protein phosphatase 1 regulatory subunit 29, with translation MLLLGLWAAALLCVLFPGTVRGDCWLIEGDKGYVWLAICSQNQPPYETIPQHINSTVHDLRLNENKLKVVLYSSLNRFSNLTDLNLTKNEISYIEDGAFMGQANLQVLQLGYNKLTNLTEGMLRGMARLQFLFVQHNLIEVVTPTAFSECPSLISIDLSSNRLSRLEGNTFTSLSNLMVCELAGNPFNCDCSLYSFLTWLVVFNNVTKNYDRLQCETPREFAGYPLLMPRPHHNRNAITIFQSMCRGGTIPSLSRINPTPYTPDSQRDLDENSGFNPGDFLSVEPPASSTTDSSFNPSIKLHQVTITSATLVVTIPSPFSKMYVLVQYNNSYVSDVTTLKNKKEYVTLSKLKAHTDYTFCVASIRNSKRYNHTCLSFATRSKGREDPVPNTSTTTHYIMTILGCLFGMVIVLGVVYYCLRKRRMQEEKQKSLSVKKTILEMRYGSDIDTSSIVHSSQKLGDPPVIPVSRMSSIPSMIGEKLPPSKSMEAGMETPKVTTKGNYIEVRTGGGDALERAQRDDDLRELDNGQGSAAEISTIAKEVDKVNQIINNCIDALKLDTASFLGGGSGVDSDMAFECQSIPAGSLGGLERPGLLSPPYKESSHHPLQRQLSADAAVARKTCSVSSSGSIKSAKVFSLDVPDHPPMSKSDSKYIEKGSPLNSPLDRLPLVSPGAIHHLEVKPSYHCSEHRHSFPALYYEESADTLSQRVSFLKPLSRSKRDSTYSQLSPRHYFSGYSSSPEYSSESTHKIWERFRPYKKHHREEVYMAAGHALRKKVQFAKDEDLHDILDYWKGVSAQQKL, from the coding sequence ATGCTGCTCCTGGGCTTGTGGGCGGCCgccctgctctgtgtgttgtTCCCCGGCACGGTGCGCGGCGACTGCTGGCTGATCGAGGGGGACAAGGGTTACGTGTGGCTGGCCATTTGCAGCCAGAACCAGCCTCCCTACGAGACCATCCCCCAGCACATCAACAGCACAGTGCACGACCTGCGCCTGAATGAGAACAAACTCAAGGTGGTGCTGTACTCCTCCCTCAACCGCTTCAGCAACCTCACCGACCTGAACCTGACCAAGAACGAGATCTCCTACATTGAGGACGGGGCCTTCATGGGCCAGGCCAACTTGCAGGTCCTGCAGCTGGGCTACAACAAGCTCACCAACCTGACAGAGGGCATGCTGCGCGGCATGGCCAGGCTGCAGTTCCTCTTCGTGCAGCACAACCTGATTGAGGTGGTCACACCCACCGCCTTCTCCGAGTGCCCCAGCCTGATCAGCATTGACCTGTCCTCCAACCGGCTTAGCAGGCTGGAGGGGAATACCTTCACCAGCCTGAGCAACCTGATGGTGTGTGAGCTAGCTGGCAACCCCTTCAACTGTGACTGCAGCCTCTACAGCTTCCTTACCTGGCTGGTAGTCTTCAACAACGTCACCAAGAACTACGACCGGCTGCAGTGTGAGACCCCCCGGGAGTTCGCCGGCTACCCTCTCCTGATGCCTCGACCCCACCACAACCGCAACGCCATCACCATCTTCCAGTCCATGTGCCGGGGAGGCACCATCCCATCCCTCTCAAGGATCAACCCCACCCCCTACACACCTGACTCCCAGAGAGACCTGGATGAGAACTCGGGGTTCAACCCCGGGGACTTCCTCTCCGTCGAGCCCCCAGCCTCCTCCACCACCGACTCCTCATTCAACCCCAGCATCAAGCTGCACCAAGTGACCATCACCTCAGCGACCTTGGTGGTGACAATCCCCTCACCCTTCAGCAAGATGTACGTGCTGGTCCAGTACAACAACAGCTACGTCTCTGATGTCACAACTCTGAAGAACAAGAAGGAATATGTCACTCTTAGCAAGCTGAAGGCCCACACGGACTATACCTTCTGTGTGGCTTCCATCCGCAACTCCAAGCGCTACAACCACACCTGCCTGTCCTTTGCCACCAGGAGCAAGGGGAGGGAGGACCCAGTGCCCAATACCTCCACCACCACTCACTACATTATGACCATCCTAGGCTGCCTCTTTGGGATGGTCATCGTCCTGGGGGTGGTGTACTACTGTCTGAGGAAGCGAAGGATGCAGGAAGAGAAGCAGAAGTCCCTCAGTGTTAAGAAGACCATCCTGGAGATGCGCTACGGCTCGGATATAGACACCAGCTCCATCGTCCACTCTTCGCAGAAGCTGGGCGATCCGCCCGTCATCCCTGTCTCACGGATGtcctccatcccttccatgaTCGGGGAGAAGCTGCCCCCGTCCAAGTCAATGGAGGCTGGGATGGAGACCCCCAAAGTTACTACCAAGGGCAACTACATTGAGGTGCGGACGGGTGGCGGGGATGCCCTGGAGAGAGCCCAGCGGGACGACGATCTGCGTGAGCTTGACAACGGCCAAGGCTCAGCAGCTGAGATCTCCACCATCGCCAAGGAGGTAGACAAGGTCAACCAGATCATCAACAACTGCATTGATGCCCTCAAGTTGGATACAGCCTCtttcctgggaggagggagcggCGTCGACTCGGACATGGCGTTTGAGTGCCAGTCCATCCCCGCCGGCTCCTTGGGTGGTCTGGAGCGGCCTGGCTTACTGTCACCACCTTACAAGGAGAGCTCCCACCACCCCCTGCAGCGCCAGCTGAGTGCGGATGCGGCTGTGGCCAGGAAGACCTGCAGCGTCTCATCCAGCGGCTCCATCAAGAGTGCCAAGGTCTTCAGCCTTGATGTGCCAGACCACCCGCCAATGAGCAAGTCGGATTCCAAGTACATCGAGAAAGGCAGCCCACTCAACAGCCCCCTGGATCGTCTTCCCCTGGTGTCCCCGGGCGCCATCCACCACCTGGAGGTCAAACCTTCCTACCATTGCAGCGAGCACCGACATTCCTTCCCGGCCCTATACTACGAGGAGAGCGCCGACACCTTGAGCCAGCGGGTGTCATTCCTTAAGCCGCTCTCCCGCTCCAAGCGGGACTCCACATACTCCCAGCTCTCCCCCAGACACTACTTCTCGGGCTACTCCTCCAGCCCTGAATACTCATCTGAGAGCACCCACAAGATCTGGGAGCGCTTCCGGCCTTACAAGAAGCACCACCGGGAGGAGGTTTACATGGCGGCTGGCCACGCCCTGCGGAAGAAAGTCCAGTTTGCCAAGGACGAGGATCTGCACGACATCTTGGATTACTGGAAAGGCGTCTCCGCGCAGCAGAAGTTGTGA